From Pantoea sp. Ep11b, the proteins below share one genomic window:
- the asnS gene encoding asparagine--tRNA ligase produces MSVVPVADVLHGRVAVDSEVTVRGWVRTRRDSKAGLSFIAVYDGSCFNPVQAVVNNSLNNYQDEVLRLTTGCSVIVTGKVVASPGQGQAFEIQATSLEVVGWVEDPDSYPMAAKRHSIEYLREVAHLRPRTNLIGAVARVRHTLAQALHRFFHENGYFWVSTPLITASDTEGAGEMFRVSTLDLENLPRNDQGHVDFSEDFFGKEAFLTVSGQLNGETYASALSKIYTFGPTFRAENSNTSRHLAEFWMLEPEIAFASLDDAADLAEAMLKYVFNAVLEERADDMAFFAERVDKEAVERLQRFITTDFAQVDYTDAVDILMNCGQSFENPVSWGIDLSSEHERYLAEKHFKAPVVVKNYPKDIKAFYMRLNDDGKTVAAMDVLAPGIGEIIGGSQREERLDVLDARLEEMGLNKEDYWWYRDLRRYGTVPHSGFGLGFERLIAYVTGVQNVRDVIPFPRTPRNASF; encoded by the coding sequence ATGAGCGTAGTGCCTGTAGCGGATGTACTGCACGGTCGCGTCGCGGTTGACAGTGAAGTCACCGTACGTGGTTGGGTGCGTACCCGAAGAGATTCAAAAGCCGGTCTTTCCTTCATCGCCGTCTATGATGGCTCCTGCTTTAATCCCGTTCAGGCTGTCGTCAATAATTCTCTGAATAATTATCAGGATGAAGTGCTGCGTCTGACCACGGGCTGTTCCGTTATCGTCACCGGTAAAGTGGTGGCCTCGCCGGGTCAGGGCCAGGCTTTTGAGATTCAGGCGACCAGCCTGGAGGTGGTGGGCTGGGTCGAAGATCCCGACAGCTATCCGATGGCGGCGAAACGCCACAGCATCGAATACCTGCGCGAAGTGGCGCACCTGCGTCCGCGCACCAACCTGATCGGTGCGGTCGCCCGCGTTCGTCATACGCTGGCGCAGGCGCTGCATCGCTTCTTCCATGAGAACGGCTATTTCTGGGTCTCTACCCCGCTGATTACTGCCTCCGATACCGAAGGCGCTGGCGAAATGTTCCGTGTTTCCACGCTGGATCTGGAAAACCTGCCGCGTAACGATCAGGGCCATGTTGACTTCAGCGAAGATTTCTTTGGTAAAGAGGCGTTCCTGACCGTGTCGGGTCAGCTCAATGGCGAAACCTACGCCAGCGCCCTGTCGAAAATCTACACTTTCGGCCCGACGTTCCGTGCAGAGAACTCCAACACCAGCCGTCACCTGGCGGAATTCTGGATGCTGGAGCCGGAAATTGCGTTTGCCTCACTGGATGATGCGGCTGACCTGGCGGAAGCCATGCTGAAGTATGTCTTTAATGCGGTTCTGGAAGAGCGCGCCGATGATATGGCCTTCTTCGCCGAGCGCGTAGACAAAGAAGCGGTAGAACGCCTGCAGCGCTTCATCACCACCGATTTCGCGCAGGTCGACTACACCGACGCGGTCGACATCCTGATGAACTGCGGTCAGAGCTTCGAAAACCCGGTTTCCTGGGGCATCGACCTCTCGTCTGAACATGAACGCTATCTGGCAGAGAAACACTTCAAAGCGCCGGTGGTGGTGAAAAACTATCCGAAAGACATTAAGGCGTTCTATATGCGTTTGAACGACGATGGCAAAACCGTGGCAGCGATGGATGTTCTGGCGCCAGGCATCGGTGAGATCATCGGCGGTTCACAGCGTGAAGAGCGTCTGGATGTGCTGGATGCGCGTCTGGAAGAGATGGGCCTGAATAAAGAAGATTACTGGTGGTATCGTGACCTGCGTCGCTACGGTACCGTGCCACATTCTGGTTTCGGCCTGGGCTTTGAACGTTTAATCGCCTATGTTACCGGCGTACAAAATGTCAGGGACGTTATCCCCTTCCCACGTACGCCACGCAACGCGAGCTTCTAA
- the pncB gene encoding nicotinate phosphoribosyltransferase, giving the protein MTGHASPILTSLLDTDAYKLHMQQAVFHRYHDVTVKAEFRCRGDEQLGLYADDIRDAITTMQDLALTDEEATWLSHLPFFRQDYLHWLRQFRYNPEQVEVRNHHGMLDIRIQGPWREVIMWEVPLLALISEIVHRHRTPQVTTQQAVDHLHQKLSAFKTEVADLDMSRFRLMDFGTRRRYSQDVQEAIVSTLKQDFPWLIGTSNYDLARRLSLTPVGTQAHEWFQAFQQISPVLANSQRAALQAWLDEYDDQLGIALTDCIAMDAFLRDFGPHFARRYQGLRHDSGDPVEWGEKALAHYRKLGIDPLSKNLVFSDNLNLDKALALYRHFGQRTNVVFGIGTRLTCDIPGVTPLNIVIKLVQCNGKPVAKLSDSPGKTICQDKAFVRALRKAFDLPLVKKAS; this is encoded by the coding sequence CAAGCTCCATATGCAGCAGGCCGTTTTTCACCGTTATCATGACGTCACGGTGAAGGCGGAGTTTCGCTGCCGCGGCGACGAACAGCTGGGTCTCTACGCTGACGACATTCGTGACGCGATCACCACAATGCAGGACCTGGCGCTGACTGACGAAGAAGCGACCTGGCTGTCTCATCTTCCCTTTTTCCGTCAGGATTATCTTCACTGGCTGCGCCAGTTTCGTTATAACCCGGAGCAGGTTGAAGTACGCAATCACCACGGCATGCTGGATATCCGCATCCAGGGGCCGTGGCGTGAAGTGATTATGTGGGAGGTGCCGTTACTGGCGCTGATCAGCGAGATTGTGCATCGTCATCGCACGCCGCAGGTCACTACTCAGCAGGCTGTCGACCATCTGCACCAGAAACTCAGCGCCTTTAAAACCGAGGTCGCTGATCTCGATATGTCACGCTTCCGCCTGATGGATTTCGGCACCCGTCGCCGCTATTCGCAGGATGTGCAGGAGGCGATCGTCTCCACGCTGAAACAGGATTTTCCGTGGCTGATTGGCACCAGTAACTATGATCTGGCCCGTCGTCTGTCGCTGACGCCGGTGGGCACCCAGGCGCATGAGTGGTTTCAGGCGTTTCAGCAGATCAGCCCGGTGCTGGCCAACAGCCAGCGTGCGGCGCTGCAGGCCTGGCTCGATGAGTATGATGACCAGCTGGGTATCGCCCTGACGGACTGTATTGCGATGGATGCCTTCCTGCGTGATTTCGGGCCGCACTTCGCCCGTCGCTATCAGGGCCTGCGCCACGACTCCGGCGATCCGGTCGAATGGGGAGAGAAAGCGCTCGCCCACTACCGGAAACTCGGTATCGATCCCCTCAGCAAAAACCTGGTTTTTTCAGACAACCTGAACCTCGACAAAGCGCTGGCGCTCTATCGTCATTTTGGTCAGCGAACCAACGTGGTGTTCGGCATCGGCACCCGCCTGACCTGCGACATTCCGGGCGTGACGCCGCTGAATATCGTGATCAAACTGGTGCAGTGCAACGGCAAGCCGGTCGCGAAACTCTCAGACAGTCCGGGTAAAACGATCTGCCAGGATAAAGCCTTTGTCCGCGCCCTGCGCAAAGCCTTTGATCTGCCACTGGTGAAAAAAGCGAGCTGA